In a genomic window of Styela clava chromosome 11, kaStyClav1.hap1.2, whole genome shotgun sequence:
- the LOC144429891 gene encoding uncharacterized protein LOC144429891: MINSTKRWWILALICVIEFQDIYSEGIFGFVNDVASAYFQTQPSVTDILSTCFYLTRGLSGLVMSLFAEYVNFRMLSRMTTIFLTTGSVLVTCGVYSRLNYPIVVIGQFSTGLAATIAVPLAFTMSSNWFPENERTTVLTIALSTKSVSRAISNIVVTKTIRSNQTLNVTEFTNQDLIMSFKNTFSVNYVSLSIISFVCFILVRLFVTDFPQTTVIKMIDQKKYDVYRGFSKLRSLFNKDDFCIIFWEYILFFSLVPMIDVLFSSIVLSVFPQQNDDTVGTMLCVSYAAGWITSFVSSKLLDRLGYTPKIIALLSICSVIVGCISFSLGLKFKSYVLVFMSNVLICGARDVVYVCINFSTITTCKNPHDRITVLFILMSPPWLFMPVCTSFVRFLLQFVGPVYSVLFPIPFFAILCILHLRLLGK; the protein is encoded by the coding sequence ATGATTAACTCTACGAAGAGATGGTGGATCTTAGCTTTAATCTGCGTCATCGAATTTCAAGATATTTATAGTGAAGGAATATTTGGATTCGTCAATGACGTTGCATCCGCGTATTTTCAGACACAGCCCTCTGTAACCGATATTCTATCCACCTGCTTCTACCTAACACGTGGATTATCAGGATTAGTCATGAGCTTGTTTGCAGAATATGTCAACTTCAGAATGTTATCTAGAATGACAACCATTTTTTTGACTACCGGAAGTGTACTTGTAACATGTGGCGTTTATTCTCGTCTAAACTACCCAATTGTGGTCATTGGCCAGTTTTCTACAGGCTTGGCAGCCACAATAGCAGTACCTTTGGCATTCACTATGTCCAGTAACTGGTTTCCAGAAAATGAACGTACCACGGTATTGACTATTGCGCTATCTACGAAAAGCGTTTCGAGGgcaatttcaaatattgttgTTACAAAAACAATACGTTCAAATCAAACATTAAACGTAACAGAATTCACTAATCAAGACTTGATCATGTCTTTCAAAAATACATTCTCCGTGAACTATGTTTCCTTAAGCATTATatcttttgtttgttttatactCGTACGACTGTTTGTTACAGATTTCCCACAAACAACCGTCATTAAAATGATCGATCAAAAAAAATACGATGTATATCGTGGCTTTTCTAAACTACGGAGTTTATTTAACAAGGACGATTTTTGCATTATATTTTgggaatatattttatttttttcattggtgCCAATGATTGATGTGCTTTTCTCTAGTATCGTACTGAGCGTTTTCCCTCAGCAAAATGATGACACCGTCGGCACAATGTTATGTGTTTCTTATGCAGCAGGATGGATAACTTCTTTCGTCAGCAGCAAGTTACTAGATAGATTGGGATATACCCCGAAAATCATCGCTCTTTTATCAATCTGTTCCGTCATAGTTGGATGTATTTCGTTCTCACTCGGTTTAAAGTTTAAGAGTTATGTATTAGTATTTATGAGTAACGTTCTTATTTGTGGTGCAAGAGATGTGGTTTACGTATGCATCAACTTTTCTACTATAACAACGTGTAAGAATCCACACGACAGAATAACTGtgcttttcattttaatgtCTCCTCCTTGGTTATTCATGCCTGTTTGCACTTCTTTTGTGAGATTTTTACTCCAATTTGTCGGGCCTGTGTATTCAGTTCTATTCCCAATACCATTTTTTGCTATACTATGTATATTGCATCTCCGCTTGCTTGGTAAATAA